One region of Rhodospirillaceae bacterium genomic DNA includes:
- a CDS encoding inositol-1-monophosphatase: MPPTLSDDPVAFAAAELGLEAATLRRIEATAVDLAQLAGSEIVQALGRSLTIRYKSVDPAKLTDPAAPINLFRDPVSEVDQRVEKLIRARLADKFPDHDILGEEIDTAIGHESDFMWAVDPIDGTTNFINGFPLFAASIGVLHRGRPIAGAIWCSVSHALYAGVYHACLGGDLHFDGEAMRPRLTPGIRRRLAGEPHAEPDIDLPWDVRKTGSAALECAFVAAGLLRVARFERPNIWDVAAGFALVEAAGGSVLSYAERQWMPFTTFEAPAATDGLASRIRAWHRPIIIGDPEGVALLRARNSA; this comes from the coding sequence ATGCCGCCCACCCTCAGCGATGATCCGGTCGCCTTCGCGGCGGCGGAATTGGGTCTCGAGGCGGCAACTTTGCGCCGCATCGAAGCGACCGCCGTTGACCTCGCCCAGCTGGCCGGATCGGAAATCGTGCAGGCCCTGGGCCGCAGCCTCACCATCCGCTACAAATCCGTCGACCCGGCGAAGCTCACCGATCCCGCGGCGCCGATCAATCTCTTCCGCGATCCCGTCTCCGAGGTCGACCAGCGTGTCGAAAAGCTGATCCGCGCGCGCCTCGCCGACAAATTTCCCGACCACGATATCCTGGGCGAGGAGATCGATACGGCGATCGGACACGAGAGCGATTTCATGTGGGCGGTCGATCCCATCGACGGCACCACCAATTTCATCAACGGCTTTCCGCTCTTTGCCGCCTCCATCGGCGTGCTCCATCGCGGCCGGCCGATCGCCGGCGCCATCTGGTGCTCGGTCAGCCACGCGCTTTATGCCGGCGTCTATCACGCCTGCCTCGGCGGCGACCTCCATTTCGACGGCGAGGCGATGCGCCCGCGTCTCACCCCCGGCATCCGCCGCCGGCTTGCCGGCGAACCCCATGCCGAACCCGATATCGACCTGCCCTGGGACGTGCGCAAGACCGGCTCGGCCGCCCTCGAATGCGCCTTCGTGGCGGCGGGCCTGCTGCGTGTCGCGCGCTTCGAGCGGCCGAACATCTGGGACGTGGCCGCGGGCTTCGCTCTGGTCGAGGCCGCGGGCGGCAGCGTGCTCTCTTATGCCGAGCGCCAGTGGATGCCCTTCACGACCTTCGAGGCCCCGGCCGCCACGGACGGACTCGCCTCCCGGATCCGCGCCTGGCACCGGCCCATCATCATCGGCGATCCCGAAGGTGTGGCCCTCTTGCGCGCGCGCAACAGCGCCTAG
- the aroC gene encoding chorismate synthase: MSHNTFGHLFRFTTWGESHGPALGCVVDGTPPGIAIEASDIQRWLDKRKPGQSRFVTQRREPDAVEILSGVFEGKTTGTPISLMIRNEDQRSKDYGKIAEQFRPGHADYTYWAKYQGNRDYRGGGRSSARETAARVAAGAIARKVLDHLLPDPIVIKGALVQIGHHKIDRRAWDWDEVEKNPFWSPDAATAAVWEEYLDGVRKSGSSIGAVIEVVAQNVPVGLGAPLYGKLDADLASAMMSINAVKGVEIGAGFDSAALSGEENADEMRMKDGKVAFLSNKAGGILGGISTGQDVVVRFAVKPTSSINTPRKGVTTTGEEVDVVTTGRHDPCVGIRAVPVGEAMLAIVLADHLLRHRGQVG; this comes from the coding sequence ATGTCGCACAACACATTCGGGCATCTGTTTCGGTTCACCACCTGGGGCGAAAGCCATGGGCCGGCCTTGGGCTGCGTTGTCGACGGCACGCCGCCGGGCATTGCGATCGAGGCCAGCGACATCCAGCGCTGGCTGGACAAGCGCAAGCCCGGCCAGTCGCGCTTTGTCACACAACGGCGGGAGCCGGATGCGGTCGAGATCCTCTCCGGCGTGTTCGAGGGCAAGACCACGGGCACACCCATTTCGCTCATGATCCGCAACGAGGACCAGCGCAGCAAGGATTACGGCAAGATCGCCGAGCAGTTCCGCCCGGGGCACGCCGATTACACCTATTGGGCCAAGTATCAGGGCAACCGCGACTATCGCGGCGGCGGCCGCTCCTCGGCGCGCGAGACGGCAGCGAGGGTCGCGGCCGGTGCGATCGCTCGCAAGGTGCTGGATCACCTGCTGCCCGACCCGATCGTGATCAAGGGTGCGCTGGTGCAGATCGGCCATCACAAGATCGACCGCCGCGCCTGGGATTGGGACGAGGTCGAGAAGAATCCGTTCTGGTCGCCCGACGCCGCCACGGCGGCCGTGTGGGAGGAATATCTCGACGGTGTGCGGAAATCAGGCTCATCCATCGGTGCCGTCATCGAGGTGGTGGCGCAGAACGTGCCGGTGGGACTTGGTGCGCCGCTCTATGGCAAGCTCGATGCGGATCTTGCGTCGGCGATGATGAGCATCAATGCGGTGAAGGGTGTCGAGATCGGCGCCGGCTTCGACTCTGCCGCCCTCTCGGGCGAGGAGAATGCCGACGAGATGCGCATGAAGGACGGCAAGGTCGCGTTCCTCTCCAACAAGGCGGGCGGTATCCTCGGCGGCATCTCGACGGGCCAGGATGTCGTGGTGCGTTTCGCGGTGAAGCCGACATCGTCGATCAACACGCCCAGGAAGGGCGTCACCACGACCGGCGAAGAGGTTGATGTGGTAACCACCGGGCGCCACGATCCCTGCGTCGGCATCCGCGCGGTGCCGGTGGGCGAAGCGATGCTGGCGATTGTGCTCGCCGATCACCTGTTGCGGCACCGCGGGCAGGTCGGTTGA
- a CDS encoding PAS domain-containing protein — MSTATNVLTAPPRQGPAARKLSRTVTPTQTEVFFERNDLIVSKTDLKGNLTYVNEIFLRISEYSEAELLGQPHSFIRHPSMPRCVFKLLWDRLQAGAEIFAYVKNMTKSGAYYWVLAHATPSVTASGEVVGYHSNRRVPERKAVDVIVPLYAALKSIEDTETDRRAGLMKSSQHLQDILSKKGIGYDEFIHGL; from the coding sequence ATGTCGACCGCCACAAATGTACTGACTGCACCGCCGCGTCAGGGTCCGGCCGCGCGCAAATTATCGCGCACCGTGACACCGACCCAGACCGAGGTGTTTTTCGAGCGCAACGATCTCATCGTCAGCAAGACCGATCTCAAGGGCAATCTCACCTATGTCAACGAGATCTTCCTGCGCATTTCCGAATATTCGGAAGCGGAGCTGCTCGGCCAGCCGCACAGCTTCATCCGTCATCCCAGCATGCCGCGGTGCGTTTTCAAGCTGCTCTGGGACCGGCTGCAGGCCGGTGCCGAGATCTTCGCCTATGTGAAGAACATGACCAAGAGCGGCGCCTATTACTGGGTGCTGGCCCATGCGACACCCAGCGTCACCGCGAGCGGCGAGGTGGTCGGCTACCATTCCAACCGCCGTGTCCCGGAACGCAAGGCCGTCGACGTGATCGTGCCGCTCTACGCCGCGCTGAAATCGATCGAGGACACCGAGACCGACCGCCGTGCCGGCCTCATGAAATCATCGCAGCACCTGCAGGACATTCTCTCGAAGAAGGGTATCGGTTATGACGAATTCATTCACGGCCTCTAA
- a CDS encoding fasciclin domain-containing protein, which yields MTRKFLATNFLATLTVVGLLSGGSMLAIAAENPMVGGAAMYDSKNIVENAANSKDHTTLVAAVKAAGLVETLQGPGPFTVFAPTNEAFAALPAGTVETLLKPESKETLTAILTYHVVPGKVDAAAVDAAIKAGNGKAMVKTVNGAELTFAETADGITITDAKGHVAKVTIADVNQSNGVIHVIDTVLLP from the coding sequence ATGACGCGCAAATTTCTGGCCACCAATTTTCTGGCCACGTTGACGGTTGTGGGCCTGCTGTCGGGTGGATCGATGCTGGCCATCGCGGCCGAGAATCCGATGGTCGGCGGCGCTGCCATGTATGACAGCAAGAACATCGTCGAGAATGCCGCCAATTCCAAGGACCACACCACGCTGGTGGCGGCGGTGAAGGCGGCCGGTCTCGTCGAAACGCTGCAGGGCCCGGGCCCGTTCACGGTGTTTGCCCCCACCAATGAGGCGTTCGCGGCGCTGCCCGCCGGCACCGTCGAGACACTGCTGAAGCCGGAGAGCAAGGAGACGCTCACCGCGATCCTCACCTATCACGTCGTGCCGGGCAAAGTGGACGCGGCCGCGGTCGATGCGGCGATCAAGGCCGGCAACGGCAAGGCCATGGTGAAGACGGTGAACGGCGCTGAGCTCACCTTCGCCGAGACCGCCGACGGCATCACCATCACCGACGCGAAGGGCCATGTCGCCAAGGTCACCATCGCCGATGTCAACCAGTCGAACGGCGTCATTCACGTGATCGATACCGTGCTGCTCCCGTAA
- a CDS encoding FAD-dependent oxidoreductase, which yields MTTESIFDTIVIGGGVFGMASAFELGRRGQRVAMVDRFGPGHDVTSSTGASRSIRIAYDHPFYVNLALEAIAAWHDLEASSGHRILHLTGQVDLGPAAKLTALAQQVRAAGVEIDALDGETLRELFPEMRLGADEGALFHRRAGTVLAEAGLTALVEEAARAGVTMFAPEAVVAVNHEGIAVRVTTERRVLSAARVVMAAGPWSGALLRQMGIQLPLAPAVAQVTFLDAPDLTERPGFAEWQATSDGGAACGTYGHPVPGIGYKIAFDAGQAGWDPDATSWNPDLDEERRLLDWFHARFPEVPVKVARTQRHPWTMTPDADFIVDHAGGAWGETLVLACGCSGHAFKFGPALGRLVADLVEQNVRPPLLRLDRPGLLSPAPLATAPITR from the coding sequence ATGACCACTGAATCAATCTTCGACACGATCGTCATCGGCGGTGGGGTGTTCGGCATGGCGAGCGCCTTCGAGCTGGGGCGGCGGGGGCAGAGGGTGGCGATGGTCGACCGGTTCGGGCCGGGCCATGACGTCACCTCCTCGACCGGTGCCTCGCGCTCGATCCGCATTGCCTATGACCATCCCTTTTATGTGAACCTCGCGCTGGAGGCGATTGCCGCCTGGCACGATCTCGAGGCCAGCAGCGGGCACAGGATTCTGCATCTCACCGGCCAGGTCGATCTGGGGCCGGCGGCGAAGCTCACGGCACTGGCGCAGCAGGTGCGCGCGGCGGGGGTCGAGATCGATGCGCTCGATGGCGAGACATTGCGCGAGCTGTTCCCGGAGATGCGGCTTGGCGCGGATGAAGGCGCCCTCTTCCACCGCCGGGCCGGGACCGTGCTCGCGGAAGCCGGATTGACGGCGCTGGTTGAGGAAGCGGCCAGGGCTGGGGTGACGATGTTTGCGCCCGAGGCGGTGGTGGCCGTCAACCACGAGGGAATTGCCGTGCGCGTCACCACCGAGCGGCGCGTGCTGAGTGCCGCGCGGGTGGTGATGGCGGCGGGACCCTGGAGTGGCGCGCTGCTGCGCCAGATGGGTATCCAACTGCCACTGGCACCCGCCGTGGCGCAGGTGACGTTCCTGGATGCGCCGGACTTGACCGAGCGGCCGGGCTTTGCCGAATGGCAGGCGACCAGCGATGGCGGCGCGGCGTGCGGCACCTATGGCCATCCGGTGCCGGGCATCGGCTACAAGATCGCCTTCGATGCCGGACAGGCCGGCTGGGATCCTGACGCCACATCGTGGAATCCCGACCTCGATGAAGAGCGGCGCCTGCTCGACTGGTTCCACGCGCGCTTCCCCGAGGTGCCGGTCAAGGTCGCGCGCACCCAGCGCCATCCCTGGACCATGACGCCGGATGCCGATTTCATCGTCGATCATGCGGGCGGCGCGTGGGGCGAGACATTGGTGCTGGCCTGCGGTTGTTCGGGTCATGCCTTCAAGTTCGGCCCGGCTTTGGGCCGGCTGGTGGCGGACCTCGTGGAGCAGAATGTCCGCCCGCCCCTGCTGCGGCTGGACCGGCCGGGGCTGCTGTCGCCAGCCCCCCTGGCGACGGCGCCGATCACGCGCTGA
- a CDS encoding SOS response-associated peptidase — protein MCGRFVQKSSANQMQSFFSIKGPVPNFGQRENVAPTQEVAVVLAEDPASRRLALKKWGLIPSWSKEGKASFATFNARAESVREKPTFAQPFAKRRCIVPADGFYEWTGPKGAKIPHLFERQDGAMLALAGLYDSWRAKDGSETIASFTIVVTAANRWMSSFHDRMPVILEEAELETWLSGPPEAAALLLKAPGEEVLTERIVSTRVNSVKNEGPDLLD, from the coding sequence ATGTGCGGACGGTTTGTGCAGAAGAGCTCCGCCAACCAGATGCAGAGCTTTTTCAGCATCAAGGGACCGGTGCCGAATTTCGGCCAGCGCGAAAATGTGGCACCGACCCAGGAGGTGGCGGTGGTTCTGGCCGAGGATCCGGCCAGCCGGCGCCTCGCGCTGAAGAAATGGGGCCTCATTCCATCCTGGTCGAAGGAGGGCAAGGCCAGCTTCGCCACCTTCAACGCGCGCGCGGAATCGGTGCGCGAGAAGCCGACCTTTGCCCAGCCCTTCGCCAAGCGGCGGTGCATCGTGCCGGCCGACGGGTTCTATGAATGGACCGGCCCCAAGGGCGCCAAGATCCCGCATCTCTTCGAACGGCAGGACGGCGCGATGCTGGCCCTGGCCGGGCTCTATGACAGCTGGCGCGCGAAGGACGGCAGCGAGACCATCGCCAGCTTCACCATCGTCGTCACCGCCGCCAATCGCTGGATGTCCAGCTTCCACGACCGCATGCCGGTGATCCTGGAGGAAGCCGAGCTGGAAACCTGGCTCAGCGGCCCGCCCGAGGCGGCGGCCCTGCTGTTGAAAGCGCCGGGCGAAGAGGTGCTGACGGAGCGCATCGTCTCGACGCGGGTCAACAGCGTGAAGAATGAGGGGCCGGACCTGTTGGACTGA
- a CDS encoding low affinity iron permease family protein translates to MSLSQKFTTFANAIARTTGKPMTFVLCCATVVVWAACGPVFGFSETWQLLINTGTTIITFLMVFLIQNTQNRDSAAIQVKLDELLRSHRPASDAFIGVEHLTEEELEELRSTCEAAATVARKKAGRRKAG, encoded by the coding sequence ATGTCCCTGTCACAGAAGTTCACCACCTTCGCCAACGCCATTGCGCGCACCACCGGCAAGCCCATGACCTTCGTGCTGTGCTGCGCGACCGTCGTGGTGTGGGCCGCTTGCGGGCCGGTGTTCGGCTTTTCCGAGACCTGGCAGCTCCTCATCAACACCGGCACCACGATCATCACCTTCCTGATGGTGTTCCTCATCCAGAACACACAGAACCGCGACAGCGCCGCCATCCAGGTGAAGCTTGACGAATTGCTGCGCTCGCACCGGCCAGCGAGCGACGCCTTCATCGGTGTCGAGCATTTGACCGAGGAGGAGCTCGAAGAATTGCGCAGCACCTGCGAAGCCGCGGCCACCGTCGCCCGCAAGAAGGCAGGCCGGCGGAAGGCCGGCTGA
- a CDS encoding response regulator, whose translation MSIRTRLLILVLLATLVPGLLIGLRFLQDRGAGIRQAQADLRTLAEALTHELDEKIKGTNQLLYGLARARDLETQDRAACSRFLSDVREQNPQYTGILTIRTDGALFCDSLQSGRDLDLSDRGYFKSALALKGGVALETTFGRLTGLAVLQIAHPARAETAEPRFVLLASLNLQKLVEAYQVPLGRREILLVNKKGTILVWQPGTEHAVPLGASMAETDLFGAVVKGLAEAGNGVAVIEEDGKVWAVADAARSQDAGLYVLVGLPERELVAVANKRLLVDLASLVALSLLLFAGVWTFAEFSIRRRVELISAMIARLGQGDLDARIPPPHPTGDLGKLMVLLNGTAESLKRQRDAIEELDQKLRQSQKMEAIGQLTGGIAHDFNNLLTVVLGNAEMLAERLDADRQLKGLAEMTVKAALRGAELTSRLLAFARRQPLDPKATDVNQLIEGMDGLLRRTLGEQIDITRVPQADLWPALVDQGQLENALLNLCINARDAMKEGGRLTLETSNVTFAPDNKVGGEGAVGEYVMIAVSDSGTGMDSATLERAFEPFFTTKELGRGSGLGLSMVYGFVKQSLGHVLLYSEPGHGTSVKLYLPRAIGAASQTGRDLPASVRGGSENILLVEDDALVRDHVARQLGDLGYQVVAVASGAEALATLSSGTACDLLFTDIVMPGGMDGQQLAASVAQQWPALPILFTSGYTEQAVKLQGRLAQGSHFLAKPFRHQELAAKLRSILDRSH comes from the coding sequence ATGAGCATTCGCACCCGTCTCCTGATCCTGGTCCTGCTGGCGACGCTGGTGCCGGGACTGCTCATCGGCCTGCGGTTCCTGCAGGACCGCGGCGCCGGCATCCGGCAAGCGCAGGCCGATCTCCGGACCCTGGCCGAAGCCCTCACCCATGAACTCGACGAGAAGATCAAGGGCACGAACCAGCTGCTCTATGGATTGGCGCGCGCCCGCGACCTCGAGACGCAGGACCGGGCCGCCTGTTCGCGCTTCCTGTCCGATGTGCGTGAGCAGAACCCGCAATATACCGGCATCCTCACGATCCGGACGGACGGCGCGCTGTTCTGCGATTCGCTGCAGTCCGGGCGCGATCTCGATCTTTCCGACCGAGGCTATTTCAAGAGCGCGCTGGCGCTCAAGGGCGGCGTCGCGCTGGAGACGACCTTCGGCCGCCTTACCGGCCTTGCGGTGCTGCAGATCGCTCATCCGGCGCGGGCGGAGACTGCCGAGCCGAGATTCGTCCTGCTCGCCTCGCTCAATCTCCAGAAGCTGGTCGAGGCGTACCAGGTGCCGCTGGGGAGACGTGAAATCCTGCTGGTCAACAAGAAGGGCACGATTCTGGTGTGGCAGCCGGGCACGGAACATGCCGTGCCGCTGGGCGCCTCGATGGCGGAGACCGATCTGTTCGGCGCGGTGGTCAAGGGGCTGGCGGAAGCCGGGAACGGGGTCGCGGTCATCGAGGAGGATGGCAAGGTGTGGGCCGTGGCGGATGCCGCGCGGTCACAGGATGCCGGCCTCTATGTGCTGGTGGGCCTGCCCGAGCGCGAGCTGGTGGCTGTGGCGAACAAGCGCCTGCTGGTGGATCTGGCGAGCCTGGTCGCCCTGTCGTTGCTGCTCTTTGCCGGTGTCTGGACCTTCGCCGAGTTCAGCATCAGGCGCCGGGTCGAGCTCATTTCGGCGATGATCGCCAGGCTGGGGCAAGGCGATCTCGATGCGCGCATTCCCCCACCCCATCCCACGGGCGATCTCGGCAAGCTGATGGTGCTCCTCAACGGCACGGCGGAGTCGTTGAAGCGCCAGCGCGACGCGATCGAGGAGCTGGACCAGAAGCTGCGACAGTCGCAGAAGATGGAAGCGATCGGCCAGCTCACCGGCGGGATCGCGCATGATTTCAACAATCTCCTCACCGTGGTGCTCGGCAATGCCGAGATGCTGGCCGAGCGCCTCGATGCCGACCGGCAGTTGAAGGGGCTGGCGGAGATGACGGTGAAGGCCGCGCTCCGCGGCGCCGAGCTCACCAGCCGGTTGCTGGCCTTTGCGCGCCGCCAGCCGCTGGATCCGAAAGCCACCGACGTCAACCAGCTCATCGAGGGCATGGACGGGTTGCTGCGCCGGACATTGGGCGAGCAGATCGATATCACGCGCGTACCGCAGGCGGATCTTTGGCCGGCCCTGGTGGATCAGGGACAGCTGGAGAATGCGCTGCTCAATCTGTGCATCAATGCGCGCGACGCCATGAAGGAAGGCGGGCGCCTGACGCTGGAGACCAGCAACGTCACCTTCGCACCCGACAACAAGGTTGGCGGTGAAGGGGCGGTGGGAGAATATGTCATGATCGCGGTGTCGGACAGCGGCACCGGCATGGACAGCGCCACCCTGGAGCGCGCCTTCGAGCCGTTCTTCACCACCAAGGAACTGGGGCGCGGCAGCGGCCTTGGCCTCAGCATGGTCTATGGCTTCGTGAAACAATCGCTGGGCCATGTGCTGCTTTATTCGGAGCCGGGGCATGGGACGAGCGTCAAGCTCTATCTGCCGCGCGCCATCGGCGCTGCCTCCCAAACCGGCCGGGACCTGCCCGCTTCCGTGCGCGGTGGCAGCGAGAACATCCTGCTGGTCGAGGATGACGCGCTGGTGCGCGACCATGTCGCCCGCCAGCTCGGCGATCTCGGCTACCAAGTGGTGGCGGTGGCGAGCGGCGCCGAGGCCCTTGCAACCCTGTCATCGGGCACGGCCTGCGACCTGCTCTTCACCGACATCGTCATGCCGGGCGGCATGGACGGGCAGCAACTGGCAGCCAGCGTGGCGCAGCAATGGCCAGCGCTGCCGATCCTGTTCACCTCCGGCTATACCGAACAGGCGGTCAAGCTGCAGGGACGCCTGGCGCAAGGCAGCCATTTCCTCGCCAAACCCTTCCGGCACCAGGAGCTGGCGGCGAAACTGCGCAGCATCCTCGATCGATCGCACTGA
- the fabI gene encoding enoyl-ACP reductase FabI, whose product MSDSKGLMAGKRGLVMGVANDRSIAWGIAKAVAAQGGELAFTYQGEALERRVKPLATSINADIVVPCDVTDEASIDATFATLKERWGSLDFVIHAVAFSDKEELKGKYVDTTRGNFLRTLDISCFSFTAVAARAQALMTNGGSLVTLTYLGAERVMPHYNVMGVAKAALECSVRYLAADLGDRGIRVNAISAGPIKTLAASGIGDFRQILRWNELNAPMVRNVTIEDVGGAGLYFVSDLSKGVTGEIHHVDSGYNVVGMLRPESAVELTEMLRNFSKTES is encoded by the coding sequence ATGAGTGATTCGAAGGGGCTGATGGCTGGCAAGCGCGGCCTGGTGATGGGCGTTGCCAACGACCGGTCGATTGCCTGGGGGATAGCCAAGGCCGTGGCGGCGCAAGGCGGCGAGCTCGCCTTCACCTATCAGGGCGAGGCGCTGGAGCGCCGGGTGAAGCCGCTGGCCACATCCATCAATGCCGATATCGTGGTGCCCTGCGACGTCACCGACGAAGCCAGTATCGACGCCACCTTCGCCACGCTGAAAGAGCGCTGGGGCAGCCTCGATTTCGTGATCCATGCCGTGGCCTTTTCCGACAAGGAAGAGCTGAAGGGCAAATATGTCGACACGACGCGCGGCAATTTCCTGCGGACGCTCGACATCTCCTGCTTCAGCTTCACGGCTGTGGCCGCCCGCGCCCAGGCGCTGATGACCAATGGCGGCTCGCTGGTGACGCTCACCTATCTCGGCGCCGAGCGCGTCATGCCGCATTACAATGTGATGGGTGTGGCAAAGGCGGCGCTGGAATGTTCGGTGCGGTATCTCGCGGCCGATCTCGGCGATCGCGGCATCCGCGTCAATGCGATCTCGGCGGGTCCCATCAAGACGCTGGCAGCGTCGGGCATCGGCGATTTCCGGCAGATCCTGCGCTGGAACGAGCTCAACGCGCCGATGGTGCGCAACGTCACCATCGAGGATGTCGGCGGCGCCGGCCTCTATTTCGTCTCCGACCTCTCGAAGGGTGTGACCGGCGAGATCCACCATGTCGACAGCGGCTACAATGTCGTCGGCATGCTGCGCCCGGAATCGGCGGTCGAGCTCACCGAGATGCTGCGCAATTTCTCGAAGACCGAGTCCTGA
- a CDS encoding PAS domain-containing protein has product MNFIKPDRASFDLFRGEATPAFRSNRVAALYRYWQSRRLGALPQRSDIDPAEIKALLPYVLIVDLHQNPFRVFYRLVGTAVVHFSGMDFTNTYLDELAFDICATADLTRAYRLVSDTRRPGQGMAFAQITHQSALDVEYLICPLGDGQGQVRQCLVIEDYVAREGFEAGRLRLARPV; this is encoded by the coding sequence GTGAACTTTATCAAACCGGACCGCGCCTCGTTTGACCTGTTCAGGGGCGAGGCGACGCCTGCCTTCCGCTCGAACCGGGTCGCGGCGCTCTACCGCTATTGGCAGTCACGGCGCCTGGGCGCCCTGCCGCAGCGCAGCGACATCGATCCCGCGGAGATCAAGGCATTGCTGCCCTATGTGCTGATCGTCGATCTCCACCAGAATCCGTTCCGCGTCTTCTACCGGCTGGTGGGAACGGCGGTGGTGCATTTCTCCGGCATGGATTTCACCAACACCTATCTCGACGAGCTGGCGTTCGACATCTGCGCGACGGCGGACCTGACGCGCGCCTATCGCCTGGTCAGCGACACGCGCCGGCCGGGACAGGGCATGGCCTTTGCGCAGATCACGCATCAATCGGCGCTCGACGTCGAATATCTCATCTGCCCGCTCGGCGATGGGCAGGGGCAGGTGCGCCAATGCCTGGTGATCGAGGACTATGTCGCCCGGGAAGGTTTCGAGGCCGGCCGGCTGCGCCTCGCCCGGCCGGTTTGA
- a CDS encoding response regulator codes for MVHVLLIEDDPLVQDMLQVALQLAGYEVTLASNGREGLRKFAAQKPDIVVTDIIMPEQEGIETILAIRKIDQALPIIAMSGGSSIGALDFLDAARTFGASRILTKPFSPKDLIAALKDCLIAH; via the coding sequence ATGGTACATGTACTGCTGATTGAAGATGACCCGCTGGTCCAGGACATGCTGCAGGTGGCCCTGCAACTTGCCGGCTATGAGGTCACCCTGGCCAGCAATGGGCGCGAGGGATTGCGCAAATTCGCCGCGCAAAAGCCCGACATCGTCGTCACCGACATCATCATGCCGGAACAGGAGGGGATCGAGACCATCCTCGCCATCCGCAAAATCGACCAGGCCCTGCCGATCATCGCGATGAGCGGCGGTTCCAGCATCGGCGCCCTCGACTTCCTCGACGCCGCCAGGACCTTCGGCGCCAGCCGCATCCTCACCAAGCCCTTCAGCCCCAAGGACCTCATCGCGGCCCTCAAGGACTGCCTGATCGCCCATTGA
- a CDS encoding PAS domain-containing protein, with protein MGQSFQDPIAALSAYWSSLNEGRVPERAMVELSAIPSLLPLLLLTAFEQDPFRVRYRLTGTRVDEWNGMNLAGLYLDELNDEGDHGAIAKLMASYRQCHDSAAPVIDRYDWPARSGGFLTVRYGLFPLASNGMVCQCLGIEDYSALPRLYDGVPLSR; from the coding sequence ATGGGACAGTCGTTCCAGGATCCGATCGCAGCCCTCTCCGCCTACTGGTCGAGCCTCAATGAAGGCCGCGTGCCGGAGCGGGCGATGGTCGAGCTATCCGCCATCCCCTCCCTGCTGCCGCTGCTGCTGTTGACGGCGTTCGAACAGGATCCGTTTCGCGTGCGCTATCGCCTGACCGGGACCAGGGTCGATGAGTGGAACGGGATGAACCTCGCCGGCCTCTATCTCGACGAATTGAACGATGAGGGCGATCATGGCGCCATCGCCAAGCTGATGGCCAGCTATCGCCAATGCCATGACAGCGCCGCACCTGTGATCGATCGATATGACTGGCCAGCGCGGTCGGGCGGCTTTCTCACGGTACGGTACGGCCTGTTCCCGCTGGCCAGCAACGGGATGGTCTGCCAATGCCTCGGCATCGAGGATTACAGCGCATTGCCCCGGCTCTATGACGGCGTGCCGCTGTCGCGGTGA